The following proteins are encoded in a genomic region of Dehalococcoidia bacterium:
- a CDS encoding CoA transferase encodes MAGPMEGVKVVEMAVWVAGPAASGMLCDWGADVVKIEPAEGDPMRGILSLLGGAVSINPIFELDNRGKRSVCLDLRSEEGRELALQIVEQADVFVSNYRPGALSRLGMDYACLRERNPRLVYCQVTGYGPDGEERDRAAYDVGAFWSRAGIASLLTAPGQEYPLQRGGMGDHNAAAQAAGAIAAALFRRERSGEGQMVAVSLARTGAYTIGWDLNMALRLGVPIEPAQRYAFPNPLILPYRCGDGHTLWLLMLQGDRHWPDFCRAIAHEEWMQDPRFLTIVDRAANADPLVRAIEAVMAERSAAEWSAIFDRENVWFAPVQTPAEVIADPVMAAAGAFVEVPLPDGPAQMVATPADFYGTPWQPRGPAPELGQHTEEVLLELGLDWNRLVTLKEAGVIP; translated from the coding sequence ATGGCTGGACCGATGGAGGGCGTGAAGGTTGTCGAGATGGCCGTCTGGGTTGCGGGGCCGGCCGCGTCAGGCATGCTCTGTGACTGGGGCGCCGATGTGGTCAAGATCGAGCCGGCCGAGGGCGATCCGATGCGCGGCATCCTTTCGCTGCTCGGCGGTGCCGTGTCGATCAACCCAATCTTCGAGCTGGACAACCGCGGTAAGCGCAGCGTCTGCCTCGATCTGCGTTCGGAGGAGGGCCGCGAGCTGGCGCTGCAGATTGTCGAACAGGCCGACGTCTTCGTCAGTAACTACCGCCCCGGCGCCCTTTCGCGGCTGGGCATGGACTACGCTTGCCTGCGGGAGCGCAATCCGCGCCTGGTTTACTGCCAGGTGACCGGCTACGGCCCCGACGGCGAGGAGCGGGACCGCGCTGCCTATGATGTCGGCGCTTTCTGGTCGCGCGCCGGCATCGCCAGCCTGCTCACCGCGCCCGGCCAGGAGTATCCGCTGCAGCGCGGCGGCATGGGCGACCACAACGCCGCCGCCCAGGCCGCCGGCGCAATCGCGGCCGCCCTCTTCCGCCGCGAGAGGAGCGGCGAGGGGCAGATGGTCGCCGTCTCGCTGGCGCGCACGGGCGCCTATACGATCGGCTGGGACCTGAACATGGCGCTGCGGCTCGGCGTCCCGATCGAGCCCGCGCAACGCTACGCCTTCCCCAATCCCCTGATTTTGCCCTATCGCTGCGGAGACGGGCACACGCTCTGGCTGCTGATGCTGCAGGGCGACCGGCACTGGCCCGACTTCTGCCGCGCCATCGCCCACGAGGAGTGGATGCAGGATCCGCGCTTCCTGACGATCGTAGACCGCGCCGCGAACGCCGACCCGCTGGTGCGAGCGATCGAGGCGGTGATGGCGGAGAGGAGCGCAGCCGAGTGGAGCGCGATCTTCGACCGCGAGAACGTCTGGTTTGCGCCGGTGCAGACGCCGGCCGAGGTGATCGCCGACCCGGTGATGGCCGCTGCCGGCGCCTTTGTGGAGGTGCCGCTGCCCGATGGACCGGCGCAGATGGTGGCGACGCCCGCCGACTTCTACGGCACGCCCTGGCAACCGCGCGGCCCGGCGCCCGAGCTGGGCCAGCACACGGAAGAGGTGTTGCTGGAACTGGGGTTGGACTGGAACCGCCTCGTCACGCTGAAGGAGGCGGGTGTGATCCCGTAG
- a CDS encoding redoxin domain-containing protein, with translation MAEIQVGKEAPDFTLVDENGEKVHLAELRGQPVVLVFFPLDFSPVCTGEMCEIRDRSLDIQPTGAKVFGISRDSRYTHKAFKEKEGLTISLLADMNGAVAREYGTWNEQFGLAERLTVVIDKNGKVAFTDRSPAIPTARDQQKMLDAVKALA, from the coding sequence ATGGCAGAGATCCAGGTCGGCAAGGAAGCTCCGGACTTTACGCTTGTGGACGAGAACGGCGAGAAGGTTCACCTCGCGGAGCTGCGCGGGCAGCCGGTCGTGCTCGTCTTCTTTCCGCTCGATTTCTCCCCCGTCTGCACCGGCGAGATGTGCGAAATCCGTGACCGCTCGCTCGACATCCAGCCGACGGGTGCGAAGGTCTTCGGCATCTCCCGCGACAGCCGTTACACGCACAAGGCCTTCAAGGAAAAGGAAGGACTGACGATCTCGCTGCTCGCCGACATGAACGGCGCCGTGGCCCGCGAGTACGGCACCTGGAACGAGCAGTTCGGGCTTGCCGAGCGGCTCACGGTGGTGATCGACAAGAACGGCAAGGTCGCCTTCACCGACCGCAGCCCCGCGATTCCCACGGCGCGCGACCAGCAGAAGATGCTCGACGCAGTGAAAGCGCTGGCCTGA
- a CDS encoding VOC family protein, which translates to MAIQRVGHIVIKMRDLEAAKGFYRDILGMKIATESERGVFFRFDEYHHDIAVFKVSENAELPKADQVGLAHMALVIDSFDSLVRMYRRLKEHGVDVDHTTDHAFTKSIYCRDPEGNMVEIYCEVPEDDYHADGMGRMTPLDLDTPAAALA; encoded by the coding sequence ATGGCGATCCAGCGTGTGGGCCACATTGTGATCAAGATGCGCGATTTGGAGGCGGCGAAGGGGTTTTACCGCGACATCCTTGGGATGAAGATTGCGACCGAGAGCGAGCGCGGCGTCTTCTTCCGCTTCGATGAGTATCACCACGATATCGCCGTGTTCAAAGTCAGCGAGAATGCCGAGCTGCCCAAGGCGGATCAGGTCGGGCTGGCACACATGGCGCTGGTGATAGACAGCTTCGACAGCCTGGTGCGCATGTACCGCAGGCTCAAAGAGCACGGAGTAGATGTGGATCACACGACCGACCATGCCTTCACCAAGAGCATCTACTGTCGCGACCCGGAAGGAAATATGGTCGAGATCTACTGCGAAGTGCCGGAAGATGACTACCACGCCGACGGAATGGGCCGCATGACGCCGCTTGATCTCGACACGCCCGCGGCCGCGCTGGCCTGA
- a CDS encoding glycerophosphodiester phosphodiesterase — protein sequence MERVPLLITGAESTSPEPTALVRPPQHIARIAHRAGNDRDALSKAIEARVDWIEVDLWYAWGRLVARHERGVWRLPVVYDKWHVRLLHERLLDLDALIERTAGGPNLFLDLKGTSSRLPDAIVRTLQRHGACERAAVCGQYWPPLDAVVAAEPRIRVFHSLGRPEHVVQHLRRLERDTVSHGVSAAHWLLTPEIVGRLRQDGRQLFAWTVNDESRASTLVEWGADGVISDRLDLLAGLP from the coding sequence GTGGAGCGCGTTCCTCTCTTGATCACCGGCGCCGAATCCACCTCACCCGAACCCACGGCCCTCGTCCGACCACCGCAGCATATCGCCCGAATTGCCCACCGCGCGGGAAACGACCGCGACGCCCTGAGCAAGGCGATCGAGGCGCGCGTGGACTGGATCGAGGTCGATCTCTGGTACGCCTGGGGCCGTCTGGTCGCCCGCCACGAGCGCGGCGTCTGGCGGCTGCCGGTGGTCTACGACAAGTGGCACGTGCGCCTGCTGCACGAACGCCTGCTGGACCTGGACGCGTTGATCGAGCGCACGGCAGGTGGCCCCAACCTGTTTCTCGATCTCAAGGGCACCAGCTCTCGCCTGCCCGACGCGATCGTGCGCACGCTGCAGCGGCACGGCGCCTGCGAGCGCGCCGCGGTCTGCGGACAGTACTGGCCACCGCTCGATGCGGTTGTCGCCGCCGAGCCACGGATTCGTGTCTTCCATTCGCTGGGGCGGCCCGAGCACGTCGTGCAGCATCTGCGACGCCTGGAACGGGACACCGTCTCGCATGGCGTCTCGGCAGCGCACTGGTTGCTGACGCCGGAGATCGTCGGCCGGCTGCGCCAGGATGGGCGCCAGCTCTTCGCCTGGACGGTGAACGACGAGAGCAGGGCCTCAACGCTGGTCGAGTGGGGCGCGGACGGCGTGATCAGCGATCGGCTCGACCTGCTCGCCGGCCTGCCCTGA
- a CDS encoding transglutaminase-like domain-containing protein translates to MSEHLPAPSLAATAFRAAIEREGGLDLFDAALTIGRIADPALDLGVARVALDALAGAVADELSHDGDLDRLAALNRALFEHRGFRGNHEQYGDPRNGFLHETLARRTGLPITISLVYLAAGRRAGLTLEGVGFPGHFLVRAGEPPDRHVYLDPFNGGREIAREALAALLRRQGGDPDRQLDLFLAAVTPRQILARMLLNVKSMYRDRRELARCRDAVELLLVLTPWAAAEWRDYGLLSVYLDAPAPARTALAHYLELAPDAADADRIRVRLETLRHEGNDGERPRSRED, encoded by the coding sequence ATGAGCGAGCATTTGCCGGCCCCCTCGCTCGCGGCCACCGCTTTCCGCGCCGCGATCGAACGCGAAGGCGGGCTGGATCTGTTCGATGCCGCCCTGACGATAGGGCGCATCGCGGACCCGGCGCTGGACCTCGGCGTCGCCCGCGTCGCGCTCGATGCGCTGGCCGGCGCCGTGGCAGACGAGCTTTCGCATGACGGCGACCTCGATCGCCTCGCCGCGCTGAACCGCGCCCTCTTCGAGCACCGCGGCTTTCGCGGCAACCACGAGCAGTACGGCGACCCACGCAACGGCTTCCTGCACGAAACACTGGCCCGCCGCACCGGCCTCCCAATCACGATCTCGCTGGTCTACCTTGCCGCGGGGCGGCGCGCCGGCCTCACGCTTGAAGGTGTGGGCTTTCCCGGCCACTTCCTCGTCCGCGCCGGCGAGCCGCCCGACCGGCACGTGTATCTCGACCCGTTCAACGGTGGGCGCGAGATCGCACGCGAGGCGCTGGCCGCGCTGCTGCGCCGGCAGGGCGGCGATCCCGATCGCCAGCTCGACCTGTTCCTCGCGGCGGTGACGCCGCGGCAGATCCTCGCCCGGATGCTGTTGAACGTAAAGAGTATGTACCGCGACCGCCGCGAGCTGGCCCGCTGCCGGGACGCGGTCGAGCTGCTGCTGGTCCTTACTCCGTGGGCGGCAGCCGAGTGGCGCGACTACGGCCTGCTGAGCGTTTACCTCGACGCCCCGGCCCCGGCTCGGACCGCGCTGGCGCACTACCTGGAACTTGCGCCGGACGCCGCCGACGCGGACCGAATCCGCGTCCGGCTGGAGACGCTGCGCCACGAGGGCAATGACGGCGAGCGGCCGCGCTCGCGTGAAGACTGA
- a CDS encoding Hsp20/alpha crystallin family protein, translating into MAQRARLSSDLEHVAEHLEQMWDQLVSRGPGLPGGPRFVPAVIEPPTDVYQTDGEIVVLMEVAGMRDQEVEIQLDGRRMTVRGEKRDRRSHHAGRVYNTVEIQYGSFQRVVQLPADVDTESVTVQYDDGLLQITLPKRAVQPERRVRITVH; encoded by the coding sequence ATGGCTCAGCGTGCGCGCCTGTCATCCGATCTCGAACACGTCGCCGAGCACCTGGAGCAGATGTGGGATCAGTTGGTCAGCCGCGGGCCAGGCCTGCCGGGCGGTCCGCGCTTCGTGCCTGCCGTGATCGAGCCGCCCACCGATGTCTACCAGACCGACGGCGAGATCGTTGTGCTGATGGAAGTCGCGGGGATGCGCGATCAGGAGGTCGAGATCCAGCTCGACGGTCGGCGTATGACCGTGCGCGGCGAGAAGCGTGACCGCCGCAGCCACCACGCCGGCCGCGTCTACAACACGGTCGAGATCCAGTACGGCTCCTTTCAGCGCGTGGTCCAGTTGCCGGCGGATGTCGATACCGAAAGCGTAACCGTGCAGTACGACGACGGTCTGTTGCAGATCACGCTGCCCAAGCGGGCGGTGCAGCCCGAGCGCCGCGTGCGTATCACCGTGCACTGA
- a CDS encoding LysR family transcriptional regulator yields the protein MSGLEPRLKLWLECDGRVAFSDYRARLLRRVQESGSLAQAAAATSLSYRRAWGKVRELEENLGVAVLESDVGGVGGGRSRLTPAGADLLARYERFAAAVAEAADALYERHFPEAGASGSGQAGEQVEPIADHAVRAPLDQR from the coding sequence ATGTCTGGCCTGGAACCCCGGCTCAAGCTCTGGCTCGAGTGTGACGGTCGCGTCGCCTTCAGCGACTATCGCGCCCGCCTGCTGCGGCGCGTGCAGGAGAGCGGCTCGCTGGCGCAGGCCGCCGCCGCGACGAGCCTCTCCTACCGCCGCGCCTGGGGCAAGGTGCGCGAGCTGGAGGAGAACCTCGGTGTTGCCGTGCTGGAGAGCGATGTGGGCGGCGTGGGCGGCGGCCGTTCGCGGCTAACGCCGGCCGGCGCCGATCTGCTGGCACGCTACGAGCGCTTCGCCGCGGCCGTTGCCGAGGCCGCCGATGCATTGTATGAGCGGCACTTCCCTGAGGCAGGCGCCTCTGGCTCAGGGCAGGCCGGCGAGCAGGTCGAGCCGATCGCTGATCACGCCGTCCGCGCCCCACTCGACCAGCGTTGA
- the lon gene encoding endopeptidase La produces MPRKKPGDEPAEPAAPSSEANETEAAPAVALRRRARSTAPATAEARAEAAVPQPGAPQSPQAEAGGDGQLRIPDVLPVLRTGASVLYPAIVVPLVTSDEADVRAVDEAVTTPERLVAVVAQQQGEEGVYDAEIQPIGTAAQIVRMAKAPNGTLQALIQGVARVRIVAIEQREPWLRARVERIGETLEPSTELEAMTRSAVSLFQKIVALSDQIPGELGGAVSQITHPGNLADFIAANAGLKPEDRQAVLAEANVTERLRVLSAALNRELEILEVSSQIQTQVRGDMDKRQREFILREQMRAIQKELGDDESHPEIGELRQKLDAAHLPEEVRKQADRELERLASMTPAAADYNVARTYLEWLADLPWDRRSEDQLDINEAQRILDADHYGLEKVKQRILDYLAVLKLRQDTRGPILCFVGPPGVGKTSLGHSIARATGRKFVRLSLGGVRDEAEIRGHRRTYVGALPGRIIQEMRRAGVNNPLMVLDEVDKLGSDYRGDPSSALLEVLDPAQNNTFTDHYLDVPFDLSHVMFITTANMLDTIPGPLLDRMEVIELPGYTDNEKREIARRYLLPRQIAENGLQPGQIEVSDDTLEELIDGFTREAGVRNLERLLGTICRHVARKVAAGSEAREVITPAQLPEIMGRPRFFEEMANEPDEIGVVTGLAATGAGGDVLFIEASAIPGKGNLTLTGKLGDVMQESARAALTYARSRAAALGVADDFFEKHDLHIHVPAGATPKDGPSAGVTMATAIVSAITRRPVHKEVAMTGEITLRGRVMPVGAIKQKVLAAHRAGCKTVCLPKDNEPDYKEVPEEVRSALDVHFAEHVDDVLGLALYAETREEQPRVSAA; encoded by the coding sequence ATGCCCAGGAAGAAGCCCGGCGACGAACCGGCCGAGCCGGCCGCACCCTCAAGCGAGGCGAACGAGACCGAAGCCGCGCCGGCCGTCGCGCTGCGCCGGCGGGCGCGCAGCACCGCGCCGGCCACGGCGGAGGCACGGGCCGAGGCCGCCGTGCCGCAGCCGGGCGCGCCGCAGTCACCGCAGGCCGAGGCCGGCGGCGATGGCCAGCTTCGTATCCCCGACGTTCTTCCCGTGCTGCGCACGGGCGCCAGCGTGCTCTATCCCGCCATCGTCGTGCCGCTTGTGACCTCGGACGAGGCCGACGTGCGCGCCGTTGACGAGGCCGTGACCACGCCGGAACGGCTGGTGGCCGTGGTGGCGCAGCAGCAGGGAGAAGAGGGCGTCTACGACGCCGAGATCCAGCCGATCGGCACGGCGGCGCAGATCGTGCGCATGGCGAAAGCGCCCAACGGCACCTTGCAGGCGCTGATCCAGGGCGTGGCGCGCGTGCGCATCGTCGCGATTGAGCAGCGCGAGCCGTGGCTGCGCGCCCGCGTCGAGCGCATCGGCGAGACGCTGGAGCCGAGCACCGAGCTGGAAGCGATGACGCGCAGCGCCGTCTCCCTCTTCCAGAAGATCGTGGCGCTCAGCGACCAGATCCCCGGCGAGCTGGGCGGCGCCGTCAGCCAGATCACGCATCCGGGCAACCTGGCCGACTTCATCGCCGCCAATGCCGGCCTCAAGCCGGAAGACCGCCAGGCGGTGCTGGCCGAAGCGAACGTGACCGAGCGGCTGCGTGTGCTCAGCGCCGCGCTGAACCGCGAGCTGGAGATCCTGGAAGTCAGCAGCCAGATCCAGACGCAGGTGCGCGGCGACATGGACAAGCGCCAGCGCGAGTTCATCCTGCGCGAGCAGATGCGCGCCATCCAGAAGGAGCTGGGCGACGACGAGTCGCACCCCGAGATCGGCGAGCTGCGCCAGAAGCTCGACGCCGCGCATCTGCCGGAAGAGGTGCGCAAGCAGGCCGACCGCGAGCTGGAACGGCTGGCCTCGATGACGCCCGCCGCCGCCGACTACAACGTGGCGCGGACCTATCTCGAATGGCTGGCCGATCTGCCCTGGGACAGGCGCAGCGAAGACCAGCTCGATATCAACGAGGCGCAGCGCATTCTCGACGCCGATCACTATGGGCTGGAGAAGGTGAAGCAGCGCATCCTCGACTACCTGGCCGTATTGAAGCTGCGGCAGGACACGCGCGGCCCGATCCTCTGCTTCGTCGGCCCGCCGGGCGTGGGCAAGACCAGCCTGGGCCATTCGATCGCGCGGGCGACTGGGCGCAAGTTCGTGCGCCTTTCACTGGGCGGCGTACGCGACGAAGCCGAGATTCGCGGCCACCGCCGAACGTACGTCGGCGCGCTGCCCGGCCGCATCATCCAGGAGATGCGCCGCGCCGGGGTGAACAACCCGCTGATGGTGCTGGACGAGGTGGACAAGCTCGGCAGCGACTACCGCGGCGATCCGTCGTCGGCGCTGCTTGAGGTGCTCGACCCGGCGCAGAACAACACCTTCACCGACCACTATCTCGACGTGCCCTTCGACCTGTCCCACGTCATGTTCATCACCACGGCGAACATGCTGGACACGATTCCCGGCCCGCTGCTCGACCGCATGGAGGTGATCGAGCTGCCCGGCTATACCGACAATGAGAAGCGCGAGATCGCCCGGCGCTATCTGCTGCCGCGCCAGATCGCGGAGAACGGCCTGCAGCCCGGGCAGATCGAGGTGTCCGACGACACCCTGGAGGAGCTGATCGACGGCTTCACTCGCGAGGCCGGCGTGCGCAACCTGGAGCGGCTGCTGGGCACGATCTGCCGTCACGTCGCCCGCAAAGTCGCCGCGGGCAGCGAGGCCCGCGAGGTGATCACGCCCGCGCAGCTGCCGGAGATCATGGGACGGCCGCGCTTCTTCGAGGAGATGGCGAACGAGCCCGACGAGATCGGCGTGGTCACCGGCCTGGCTGCGACCGGCGCCGGCGGCGACGTGCTGTTCATCGAGGCCTCGGCGATCCCCGGCAAGGGCAACCTCACGCTCACCGGCAAGCTGGGCGACGTGATGCAGGAGTCGGCGCGGGCGGCCCTGACCTACGCCCGCTCGCGCGCCGCGGCGCTGGGCGTAGCCGACGACTTCTTCGAGAAGCACGATCTGCACATCCACGTGCCCGCCGGCGCCACGCCGAAGGACGGCCCCTCGGCCGGCGTGACGATGGCGACGGCGATCGTCTCCGCGATCACACGCCGGCCGGTGCACAAAGAGGTGGCGATGACGGGTGAGATCACCCTGCGCGGCCGTGTGATGCCCGTGGGCGCGATCAAGCAGAAGGTGTTGGCGGCGCATCGTGCCGGCTGCAAGACGGTCTGTCTGCCCAAGGATAACGAGCCGGACTACAAGGAGGTGCCGGAAGAGGTGCGCAGCGCGCTCGACGTGCACTTCGCCGAACACGTTGACGACGTGCTCGGCCTCGCGCTCTACGCGGAGACGCGCGAAGAGCAGCCACGCGTCAGCGCGGCATAA
- a CDS encoding zinc-binding dehydrogenase, translated as MRSRAAVLAEHGKPLLVEEVEYPAPGPRQVLVRLYASGICHSQLHQIHNAEQPRPALLGHEATGHVEAKGSAVRHVKEGDRVMVTWVPRHPRGAQPEPAQVLWRGQNIGSRNVFTWSEHAFCDEAFVVPLADGVPMDVTAPIGCAVITGCGAVTNTANVQRGESVAVFGAGGVGLCAIQAAANVGAGMVIAVDLDAKKLDFARAFGATHVVNAREGDAVAAVKQLSGGGVDYAFDAIGVPETMSQILLATRPNEWGVRPGGTAVLVGVPQTPATLDARQMLMGERIYRASLGGSGVPDRDFPQYIEWFKAGKLPLDKLVTQRYTLDQINEGVRALERGEIAGRSIMVYGDSK; from the coding sequence ATGCGATCGCGCGCCGCGGTGCTGGCCGAGCACGGCAAGCCGCTCCTGGTCGAAGAGGTCGAATACCCCGCGCCCGGGCCGAGGCAGGTGCTGGTGCGGCTCTACGCCAGCGGCATCTGCCACTCACAGCTGCACCAGATTCACAACGCCGAGCAGCCGCGCCCCGCCCTGCTCGGCCATGAGGCGACGGGCCACGTCGAGGCGAAAGGCTCGGCGGTCCGTCATGTCAAGGAGGGCGACCGCGTGATGGTCACCTGGGTGCCGCGCCACCCGCGCGGCGCCCAGCCCGAGCCCGCCCAGGTGCTCTGGCGAGGGCAAAATATCGGCTCACGCAACGTCTTCACCTGGTCCGAGCATGCCTTCTGCGACGAGGCGTTCGTCGTGCCGCTGGCCGATGGTGTGCCAATGGACGTCACGGCGCCGATCGGCTGCGCCGTCATCACCGGCTGCGGCGCCGTCACCAACACGGCGAACGTGCAACGCGGCGAGAGTGTGGCCGTGTTCGGCGCCGGCGGCGTCGGCCTCTGCGCCATCCAGGCGGCCGCAAACGTGGGCGCCGGCATGGTGATCGCCGTCGATCTTGATGCGAAGAAGCTCGACTTCGCCCGTGCCTTCGGCGCCACGCACGTCGTCAACGCCCGCGAGGGCGACGCCGTGGCGGCAGTGAAGCAGCTCTCCGGCGGCGGCGTGGATTACGCCTTCGACGCGATCGGCGTGCCGGAGACGATGAGCCAGATCCTGCTGGCGACGCGGCCGAACGAGTGGGGAGTGCGCCCGGGCGGCACCGCCGTGCTCGTGGGCGTGCCGCAGACGCCGGCTACCCTCGACGCCCGCCAGATGCTGATGGGCGAGCGCATCTACCGCGCCTCGCTGGGCGGCTCCGGCGTGCCCGACCGCGACTTTCCCCAGTACATCGAGTGGTTCAAGGCGGGCAAGCTGCCGCTGGACAAGCTGGTGACGCAGCGCTACACGCTCGACCAGATCAACGAAGGCGTGCGCGCCCTCGAGCGCGGGGAGATCGCGGGCCGCAGCATCATGGTCTACGGCGATAGCAAGTAG
- a CDS encoding CapA family protein, producing the protein MRRLRPGWFLLAVVFFSAALLACAGRGGEPQVRIIVLGSATPTPAAANPSAATAPFSVESTPGAAPTITVSGTFKIAATATVATAVGPALKQVGADFPKLKLSLTPLQEGQAADRTGADLALVSVQPGEAAPPGGTLVQTQPLAIALPLTLTPNDLTLSDAVNLLTGAVGDWSSLGGAARPVRLAFADAQELAHVGGLAGKADAPLTAGRVADAATLLAETDRGEDEAIVVPWSGPWLHSKPLRIDGRFPDDPQYPLAVQTVAVPLHREATQLSAQLGGVLAARLAPSRAGSVTIDAMGDLMLARGVVAKVQQYGPGWPLGAVSDRLRSADLRYANLEFSLTDRGTPAHKDYTFRAPPSEVACLTSAGVNVVDLANNHVLDYGAQGLTDTIAAIDSAGIAHIGAGPDGETARTPLVVQVNGLRVAWLAYANVPDDTITGFKAQSLEAGPGSPGIAWGTAEGIARDVASARKQADLVVVALHSGFEYTSQPNRTQSDLAHAAIDAGAALVLGAHPHVLQGLEFYHGGLIAYSLGNFVFDLDDADLAQYGLPSVLSVILRVRLNASGVTGIEVYPAIINRTDFRPEPVFGAAARPVYDRLYTLTDALAKR; encoded by the coding sequence TTGCGGCGTCTGCGGCCGGGCTGGTTCCTGCTTGCCGTCGTGTTCTTCAGCGCCGCTCTGCTCGCCTGCGCCGGGCGCGGCGGTGAGCCGCAGGTGCGGATCATCGTGCTCGGCAGCGCCACGCCCACGCCGGCTGCGGCAAACCCGTCCGCCGCAACGGCGCCGTTCTCGGTAGAGTCGACGCCGGGCGCCGCGCCAACGATCACCGTCAGCGGCACGTTCAAGATTGCCGCCACGGCCACCGTGGCTACCGCCGTCGGTCCTGCCTTGAAGCAGGTTGGCGCCGACTTCCCGAAGCTCAAGTTGTCGCTCACGCCGCTGCAGGAGGGTCAGGCGGCCGATCGTACCGGCGCCGACCTCGCCCTGGTCAGCGTGCAGCCCGGGGAAGCCGCGCCCCCAGGCGGCACGTTGGTGCAGACCCAGCCGCTCGCCATCGCCCTGCCGCTCACACTCACTCCCAACGACCTGACGCTGAGCGACGCGGTCAACCTGCTGACGGGCGCCGTCGGCGACTGGAGCAGTCTCGGCGGCGCAGCCCGCCCGGTGCGGCTCGCCTTCGCCGATGCGCAGGAGCTGGCGCATGTCGGCGGCCTTGCCGGCAAAGCGGATGCGCCGCTCACGGCCGGGCGGGTGGCCGACGCCGCCACGCTCCTGGCCGAGACGGATCGCGGCGAGGACGAGGCGATCGTCGTGCCATGGAGCGGCCCCTGGCTGCACAGCAAGCCGCTGCGCATCGACGGCCGCTTCCCGGACGATCCGCAGTACCCGCTGGCCGTGCAAACGGTGGCCGTGCCGCTGCACCGCGAGGCGACCCAGCTCAGCGCGCAGCTCGGCGGCGTGCTGGCGGCGCGGCTGGCGCCCTCCCGCGCAGGCAGCGTGACGATCGATGCCATGGGCGACCTGATGCTGGCGCGCGGCGTGGTGGCGAAGGTGCAGCAGTACGGGCCGGGCTGGCCGCTGGGCGCGGTGAGCGACCGCCTGCGTTCGGCGGATCTGCGCTATGCCAACCTCGAGTTCTCGCTCACCGATCGCGGCACGCCGGCGCACAAGGACTACACGTTCCGTGCGCCGCCGTCGGAGGTCGCCTGCCTGACGAGCGCCGGCGTCAACGTGGTCGATCTCGCCAACAACCATGTGCTCGACTACGGCGCGCAGGGCTTGACGGACACGATCGCGGCGATCGACAGCGCAGGCATCGCCCACATCGGCGCCGGTCCGGATGGTGAAACGGCGCGCACGCCGCTCGTGGTGCAGGTGAACGGCCTGCGCGTCGCCTGGCTGGCCTACGCCAACGTGCCGGACGACACGATCACCGGCTTCAAGGCGCAGAGCCTCGAAGCCGGTCCGGGCAGCCCGGGAATCGCCTGGGGCACGGCGGAGGGCATCGCCCGCGACGTGGCCTCGGCGCGCAAGCAGGCCGACCTGGTGGTCGTGGCGCTGCACTCCGGCTTCGAGTACACCTCGCAGCCGAACCGCACGCAGAGCGACCTGGCGCACGCCGCGATCGACGCCGGCGCCGCGCTGGTGCTGGGCGCCCATCCGCACGTGCTGCAGGGGCTGGAGTTCTATCACGGCGGCCTGATCGCCTACAGCCTGGGCAACTTCGTCTTCGACCTGGACGACGCCGACCTGGCGCAGTACGGCTTGCCCAGCGTGCTCTCGGTGATCCTGCGCGTGCGGCTGAACGCCTCGGGCGTGACCGGGATCGAGGTCTACCCCGCGATCATCAACCGCACCGACTTCCGTCCCGAACCCGTTTTCGGCGCCGCAGCCCGCCCGGTTTACGACCGCCTCTATACGCTCACCGACGCGCTGGCGAAGCGCTGA